Genomic window (Akkermansiaceae bacterium):
AGCTAGGGAGCCGCGGGTTTCAGTCGACTCATTCCTCACCCGTCCTAGACTGTCGCCGTGAAGCTGGCGAAGCTCAACGGCGGTCCGGAGATCTTCCACACCATCCAGGGTGAGGGGATCAGCACGGGCGCGCCCGCCGTCTTCATCCGCGCTTCCCGCTGCAATCTCCGCTGCTTCTGGTGCGACACAGACCACACGTGGAACTTCGAGGGCACACCGTGGGCGCATGAAAAGGACAGCATTCCCGGCTACAAAAAGCACGTGAAGGAGGAGGTGACCTTCGAGATCGAGCCAGCGGAGGCGGCGGAGCGCATCCTGGCCTACGACTGCGACCGCACGGTCATCACGGGAGGGGAGCCACTGCTGCAGCAGGAGGATTTCCTGAAAGTCATCTCCCACATCCGCGCGGAGGATCCGGAGCACCAGTTCGAGGTGGAGACGAACGGCACGCGCATCCCCACGCCGGAGTTCGCCGCCGCGGTGAACCAGTTCAACATCTCGCCGAAGCTCGGGAATGCCGGCATGCTGGAGAAAACGCGCATCAACCCGGCGGCGCTGGCATTTTTCACCCTGCACCCGAATGCATGGTTCAAGTTCGTGGTGGCCACTCCGGCGGATCTGGAGGAGATCGAACACTACATCCTGCAACACGGCCTGCCGCGGAAACGGATCCTGCTGATGCCGGAAGGCCGCACCTCCGCAGAGCTGGACCGGACGTCCGAATGGCTGGCGGAAATCTGCAGGGACCGACGCTTCCGCTTCTGCGACCGCCTGCACGTCCGGATCTGGGGTGATAAGCGCGGGGTCTGAACCTTAATTTTTCGTGAAGAAGGGCGCAACTTTCTCGCACAGCCCGGGTTTTCCCATGTGTAATCCCCACGCCGACCATGAACCATTCCACTCCTCCGCCCGATGATTCCTGGGAATCTGACGCCGTCTGGAAGCTGCTCGATGAAGCCGCACCGTTGAAGGCGCGCGACTCATTCGCGGATGATCTCGTGAGGATGGCCAGGCTTGAACCAGCCCCGGAGCCGTGGTGGAAACGCCTGCTCGCCCCGGCACCCATTGCTGGATTCGCCGCTGTCACCGCAGCGGTGGCACTGGCCGCCATGTTCCTTTCGCATCCACCGTCGGGGCCGATCTCCGCAGAAACTCCGCTCGCTGCGGTGGAGCTTCCTGCACAGGCCGATCCCTATGACGATCTACAGGATCTCGCGGAAACCGAGGCATTGATCGCCGCCGCGGATCACCTGGACGCCTTCAGCGACCAGGAGCTGGGGAACTTGATCGGGTTCTGAGCGGCGTTGCCGCCAGCCCGGAAGGACCGGCGGCGTGCGAACCTGCCTTGGACTCAGGCCAGCTTTTCAAGCCGGTCCAGAGCCGCAATGTGGTGGTTGACCCTGGGAAGCAGCTCGCTGCGGACGACCTCCTTGTGCGAAGGCATCATTTCGTCGCCCTCAAGCACGGCCTCGTAGTCGGACCTGCCTTTTTCCTCTCCTTTCTTGAGGGATTCCAAGGCGGAGTCCTCGCCGAAGAGATTGGCCGTTCCCTGGACCACCTTTGCGAAGACGCCCCACGCGCCGGATTCCTCCTCGGGGGTGCCGCCCATTTCCCGCACATTCTGGGACAAGCGGGCCGCGGACAGGGCGTGCTCCGTGCGGATCTTCTGAAGCTCCGCGACAGCGGGCTTCCCGGCGTAGTGGTTGATGGCGAGCGAGTAGGTCTCGACAGCGGAAAGCTCCCCGCGGAGCAGGCTGTTGCAGACGCGGATGCATGATTCATTTGATTCCGTGGTTTTCATGGTGGCAGGTGGTTGGGGTTCGGGGCTTTGGAAAGTCCTACCGCCAACGTCGCACGGCGCGTGCCCAACGGATTTCCCGTGAAAACACCGGCATTCCACGGCTTCGCGGAGTTATTCCGCATGAAACGGATGCAAGGTGCATGAGGGCGCGGAACGCGCGGACGGGAAAATTTTGCATCGGCGCGGGTCGTGGTCCGTGGCATGCTCTCCGGAGAGATAACGGACCATCCAGCCATGCCCACGCCCCTCCCTCCTCTCTCCTCCATCCCTCCCGACATCGTCTCCGTGGAGGACTACGAGGTGCTCGCCTACGAGCGGCTGGAGGCGTCCGTCTGGGCCTATCTTTCCGGTGGTGCCGGGGATGAATCCACCCTCCGGGAGAACCGCAGCGCCTTCGAGCGCATCCGCCTTTCCCCCCGGCTGTTCCGGGAGTTCCAAGGGGCGAACACCCGCCTCCACCTGGCGGGGAGGAGCTACGAGCACCCGATCTTTCTGGCCCCCACCGCCTCCCACCATCTTTTCCACCCGGAAGGAGAACTGGCCACCGTACTGGGTGCCTCCGCGATGCAGGCGGCCATGGTGGTCAGCACGCAGGCCAGCACCTCCCTGGAGGACATCGCCCGCGCCTCCCAGACCCCGCTCTGGTTCCAGCTCTACATCCAGCAGGACCGCGAATTCACCGCCGACCTGGTGCGCAGGGCGGAGGTCGCCGGGTATGAGGCCCTGGTGGTGACGGCGGACGCCCCCCTCAGCGGCCTCCGCAACCGCGAGCAGCGTGCCGGTTTCCGCATGCCTCCGGGGATCGAGGCGGTGAACCTCCGCGGCATGAAGCCGACTCCCCCGGCCACGAAGGTCTTCGGCAGCGAGCTGCTGGATGCCTCCCCCACCTGGAAGGATCTGGCATGGCTCCAGGCACGGACGAAGCTGCCCGTCTTCGTCAAAGGCATCCTGGACCCGCAGGACGCCGTCATCGCGTTGGAACAAGGTGTTGCCGGCATTATCGTATCAAATCACGGCGGGCGGACGCTGGACACCCTGCCCGCCGGCATCGATGCCCTGCCCCGGGTGGCGGAGAGCATCGGCAAACGCATCCCCATCTTTCTCGATGGAGGCATCCGCCGGGGGACGGACGTTTTCAAGGCAATCGCCCTGGGGGCCTCCGCCGTGATGATCGGTCGGCCGTATCTGCATGGGCTCGCCGCCGCAGGTGCCATCGGCGTGGCCCATGTGCTCAAAATCCTGCGGGCGGAGCTGGAGATCACCATGGCCCTCACCGGCACTCGTTCCTTGGCGGAGATCACCCCGGCCACGCTCTGGCCGGAAAAGTGAGCGACCCTGCCGTGAATTTCACCTCAACGGGTTGCGGTTTCCGGCCTTGCCACGGGCCTTCCGAGCGCATTCACTCGCCGTCCTCCATTTTTCCCCGTCAACGTGAAAGCGCACGAACTTTACTCCGCAGTCGATCCCGCCATTGTCACCGAAATCCTCGATTGGTTCCGTGCCAACGACCGGAATGTCTATAAATCCGCCGTCGCCACACTGGCCACCAACCGGAAGCTCCGCCCCGTCTTCATCCAGAAAAAGACCCTTCCGGAGCAATATGCGTGGATCCTCAAAACCCTCAAGCTGAACGCCTGTGACACCATCGGCGAGCATCTCCTGCAGGCCTACCTCATGTCCGCACAGCAGTCGCTCCTCGCGATGTTCTGCGACGGCTTGGGAATCCCGCACGATGGCAAGGGGTCCGTCGTCGGCGACCTGCCGAAGAAGCTCGACGCAGAGCGCCTTGGCACCACGATCGACAAGCTCGTTGACATCTTCGACCCGAAGATGCTCACCGTGTATCTTTACTGCTTCAACCTTCAGATTCCCGGCGGCTGGCCGGAACTGACCGCGAAGCTGGAATCCGACGAGCGGTTGAAGCTCGCCTGAGTGCCTCCGACGTCCAGTGTTGGACGTTCGATGTTCCCTCTTTAAGATCATGCCCAAGGTTTACGTAAAGACCTACGGTTGCCAGATGAACGAGCGCGACTCGGAGCAAGTCGCGCGCATGTTCACCGAAGGCGGCTACATGGTCACTGCGGACGAATACGAGGCGGACGCCATCCTGGTGAACACCTGCTCCGTCCGGGACCAGGCGGAGCAGAAGGCGCTCGGCAAGATGGGTATGACGATGAGCAACCTGCGGGAGAAGCGCCCGCATGTGGTCTACGGCTTCATGGGCTGCATGGCCCAGTCCCGCGGCGAGGAGCTTTTCCAAACCATCCCGCGCCTGGACGTGGTGGTGGGCACCCAGAAATACCACAAGGTCTTCGACTACGTGGACACCATTCTCCGCCGCCGGCTGGAGGCCCGCATGGATGATCCGTCCCTCTCCCTCCAGGGCGCGAGCGTCTGCGACATCGCGGATGAGGAAGGCTCCCAGAACACCATCCGCGACCACCTGCCGAAGGCGAAGAACGCCTCCGCCTTTGTCTCGATCATGCAGGGCTGCAACATGCGCTGTTCCTTCTGCATCGTCCCGGACACGCGGGGAAAGGAACGCGGCAGGCCCATCGCGGAGATCGTCGGGGAAGTGCGGGGTCTCGCCGCCCAAGGCGTAAAGGAAATCACCCTGCTCGGCCAGATCGTGAACCTCTATGGCCGCACCGAGTTTCCGAAAGTGGATGGAAAATCCCCCTTCGTGCAGCTCCTTGAGGCCGTCCACGAAGTGGAGGGCATCGAACGCATCCGTTTCACCTCTCCGCACCCCATCGGCTACCGGGACGATCTTGTCGCCGCCTTCACCTACCTGCCGAAGCTGGCCTCCCACATCCATTTCCCGATGCAGAGTGGCTCGGACCGCATCCTCAAGCTGATGCGCCG
Coding sequences:
- a CDS encoding 7-carboxy-7-deazaguanine synthase QueE, coding for MKLAKLNGGPEIFHTIQGEGISTGAPAVFIRASRCNLRCFWCDTDHTWNFEGTPWAHEKDSIPGYKKHVKEEVTFEIEPAEAAERILAYDCDRTVITGGEPLLQQEDFLKVISHIRAEDPEHQFEVETNGTRIPTPEFAAAVNQFNISPKLGNAGMLEKTRINPAALAFFTLHPNAWFKFVVATPADLEEIEHYILQHGLPRKRILLMPEGRTSAELDRTSEWLAEICRDRRFRFCDRLHVRIWGDKRGV
- a CDS encoding DUF2383 domain-containing protein codes for the protein MKTTESNESCIRVCNSLLRGELSAVETYSLAINHYAGKPAVAELQKIRTEHALSAARLSQNVREMGGTPEEESGAWGVFAKVVQGTANLFGEDSALESLKKGEEKGRSDYEAVLEGDEMMPSHKEVVRSELLPRVNHHIAALDRLEKLA
- a CDS encoding alpha-hydroxy-acid oxidizing protein — protein: MPTPLPPLSSIPPDIVSVEDYEVLAYERLEASVWAYLSGGAGDESTLRENRSAFERIRLSPRLFREFQGANTRLHLAGRSYEHPIFLAPTASHHLFHPEGELATVLGASAMQAAMVVSTQASTSLEDIARASQTPLWFQLYIQQDREFTADLVRRAEVAGYEALVVTADAPLSGLRNREQRAGFRMPPGIEAVNLRGMKPTPPATKVFGSELLDASPTWKDLAWLQARTKLPVFVKGILDPQDAVIALEQGVAGIIVSNHGGRTLDTLPAGIDALPRVAESIGKRIPIFLDGGIRRGTDVFKAIALGASAVMIGRPYLHGLAAAGAIGVAHVLKILRAELEITMALTGTRSLAEITPATLWPEK
- the miaB gene encoding tRNA (N6-isopentenyl adenosine(37)-C2)-methylthiotransferase MiaB, with amino-acid sequence MPKVYVKTYGCQMNERDSEQVARMFTEGGYMVTADEYEADAILVNTCSVRDQAEQKALGKMGMTMSNLREKRPHVVYGFMGCMAQSRGEELFQTIPRLDVVVGTQKYHKVFDYVDTILRRRLEARMDDPSLSLQGASVCDIADEEGSQNTIRDHLPKAKNASAFVSIMQGCNMRCSFCIVPDTRGKERGRPIAEIVGEVRGLAAQGVKEITLLGQIVNLYGRTEFPKVDGKSPFVQLLEAVHEVEGIERIRFTSPHPIGYRDDLVAAFTYLPKLASHIHFPMQSGSDRILKLMRRPYKNEKFIEICEKMKAARPGLAITTDIIVGFPGETEDDFQATVDTVERLQFDNAFVFRYSKRRNTPAAEMEDQLSEEEKGDRNKRLLAVVDRICKEKHEALVGTTQQVFCEGPSKNNAAKLSGRTFQNKIVIFDGNAERLTGEMVDVKIHASTGFTLYGEVVGV